Proteins encoded in a region of the Streptomyces violaceoruber genome:
- the egtD gene encoding L-histidine N(alpha)-methyltransferase, giving the protein MSQFRLTRTLPEDATDAALRADVLAGLTSTPKWLPPKWFYDARGSELFEAITALPEYYPTRAEREILVDRAGEIAAATGARTLVELGSGSSEKTRVLLDALTERNGLRGYVPVDVSESALVQAGQALVAERPGLQVHALIADFTAGLTLPDTPGPRLVAFLGGTIGNLLPGERAEFLASVRSLLSPGDTLLLGTDLVKDEGVLVRAYDDAAGVTGEFNKNVLSVVNRELEADFAPAAFEHVALWNAEREWIEMRLRSRTAQAVKIQALDLAVDFADGEELRTEVSAKFRREGVRAELAAAGLDLAHWWTDGGDRFALSLSVAR; this is encoded by the coding sequence GTGAGCCAGTTCCGTCTGACCCGGACGCTGCCCGAGGACGCCACGGACGCCGCCCTGCGCGCCGACGTCCTGGCGGGCCTGACGAGCACGCCCAAGTGGCTGCCGCCGAAGTGGTTCTACGACGCGCGGGGCAGCGAGCTGTTCGAGGCGATCACCGCGCTGCCCGAGTACTACCCGACCCGGGCCGAGCGGGAGATCCTCGTCGACCGGGCCGGGGAGATCGCGGCGGCGACCGGTGCCCGCACCCTGGTGGAGCTGGGCTCCGGCTCCTCGGAGAAGACACGCGTGCTGCTGGACGCGCTCACCGAGCGGAACGGACTGCGCGGCTACGTGCCGGTCGACGTGAGCGAGAGCGCCCTCGTCCAGGCCGGACAGGCGCTCGTCGCCGAGCGCCCCGGCCTCCAGGTGCACGCGCTGATCGCCGACTTCACGGCCGGGCTGACGCTGCCCGACACGCCGGGCCCCCGGCTGGTGGCGTTCCTCGGCGGCACCATCGGCAACCTGCTGCCCGGGGAACGCGCCGAGTTCCTGGCCTCCGTGCGCTCCCTGCTCTCCCCGGGCGACACCCTGTTGCTGGGCACGGACCTGGTCAAGGACGAAGGGGTGCTGGTCCGCGCCTACGACGACGCGGCCGGGGTGACGGGCGAGTTCAACAAGAACGTGCTGTCCGTGGTGAACCGCGAGCTGGAGGCCGACTTCGCGCCCGCGGCCTTCGAGCACGTGGCGCTGTGGAACGCCGAACGGGAGTGGATCGAGATGCGGCTGCGCTCGCGCACCGCGCAGGCCGTGAAGATCCAGGCGCTCGACCTGGCCGTGGACTTCGCGGACGGGGAGGAGTTGCGCACCGAGGTGTCCGCGAAGTTCCGGCGGGAGGGTGTGCGGGCCGAGCTGGCGGCGGCCGGTCTCGACCTGGCCCACTGGTGGACGGACGGCGGCGACCGTTTCGCCCTGTCGCTGAGCGTGGCGCGCTGA
- the egtC gene encoding ergothioneine biosynthesis protein EgtC: MCRHLAYAGPAEPLGDLLVAPPHGLYRQSWAPRHQRYGTVNADGFGVGWYADGDPVPARYRRAGPIWADQSFADLARVVRTGALLAAVRDATLAGADAEAAAAPFAAGAWLFSHNGAVAGWPGSLAPVAATLPPGELLSLEARNDSALVWALVLARLRAGDDEGRALTETVLEVAAAAPASRLNLLLTNGSTITATTWGDTLWYLSRPGGGTVVASEPYDDDPHWREVPDRTLLTASRTDVRLTPLKDPGGAAAPALGPTDAFVSAKEPRT, translated from the coding sequence ATGTGCCGGCACCTGGCCTATGCGGGCCCCGCGGAACCCCTGGGCGACCTCCTCGTGGCGCCGCCGCACGGTCTGTACCGGCAGTCGTGGGCGCCGCGGCACCAGCGGTACGGCACGGTGAACGCCGACGGGTTCGGCGTCGGCTGGTACGCCGACGGCGACCCGGTGCCCGCCCGGTACCGCCGGGCGGGGCCGATCTGGGCGGACCAGTCCTTCGCCGACCTGGCGCGGGTGGTGCGGACCGGTGCGCTGCTCGCGGCGGTGCGGGACGCGACGCTGGCCGGTGCCGACGCGGAGGCGGCCGCGGCGCCCTTCGCCGCGGGGGCCTGGCTGTTCAGCCACAACGGTGCCGTGGCGGGCTGGCCGGGGTCGCTGGCTCCGGTGGCCGCGACGCTGCCGCCCGGTGAGCTGCTGTCGCTGGAGGCGCGCAACGACTCGGCGCTCGTGTGGGCGCTGGTCCTGGCCCGGCTGCGGGCCGGGGACGACGAGGGCCGGGCGCTGACCGAGACGGTGCTGGAGGTGGCCGCGGCGGCCCCGGCCTCCCGGCTCAACCTGCTCCTCACCAACGGCTCCACCATCACCGCCACCACCTGGGGCGACACCCTGTGGTACCTGTCCCGCCCGGGGGGCGGCACGGTCGTCGCCTCCGAGCCGTACGACGACGACCCCCACTGGCGGGAGGTCCCCGACCGCACCCTGCTGACGGCGAGTCGCACGGACGTGCGACTGACCCCGCTCAAGGACCCGGGCGGGGCCGCCGCCCCCGCCCTCGGCCCGACCGACGCTTTCGTCTCTGCGAAGGAGCCCCGCACGTGA
- a CDS encoding DUF2382 domain-containing protein, whose product MITREEIANVLDQPVYDGDGNKIGDAKHVFFDDMTGRPEWVSVKTGMFGSTESFVPIRDAALVQDHLEVPYGKDQVKGAPSVDVDAGGHLSETEEHRLYDYYGINWDSVLSEAERTDDDRFAAGPGTAGAAGTAGAAGLAGTAGAAGAAGTAGGRTGREDAMRREGMRGDEGAMRREGMRGDEGAMRREGMRGDEAMTRSEEQMHIGVERHESGRARLRKYVVTEEVQQTVPVTHEEVRVVREPITDANRDEALAGPEISEAEHEVTLHAERPVVETETVPVERVRMTTEELTENETVRGQVRKERIEAETESFTEGETKNARDDKRRGGK is encoded by the coding sequence ATGATCACCCGTGAAGAGATCGCCAACGTCCTGGACCAACCGGTCTACGACGGTGACGGCAACAAGATCGGCGACGCGAAGCATGTCTTCTTCGACGACATGACCGGGCGCCCCGAGTGGGTGAGCGTCAAGACGGGCATGTTCGGCTCCACCGAGTCCTTCGTGCCCATCCGGGACGCCGCACTGGTGCAGGACCACCTCGAGGTTCCCTACGGCAAGGACCAGGTCAAGGGCGCGCCCTCTGTCGACGTCGACGCGGGCGGCCATCTGTCGGAGACCGAGGAGCACCGGCTCTACGACTACTACGGCATCAACTGGGACAGCGTGCTGTCCGAGGCCGAGCGCACCGACGACGACCGATTCGCCGCGGGACCGGGCACCGCCGGAGCCGCCGGGACGGCTGGTGCCGCGGGACTGGCCGGTACGGCCGGTGCGGCGGGTGCCGCCGGAACGGCGGGCGGCAGGACCGGACGCGAGGACGCCATGCGGCGTGAGGGCATGCGCGGCGACGAGGGCGCCATGCGGCGTGAGGGCATGCGCGGCGACGAGGGCGCCATGCGGCGCGAGGGCATGCGCGGCGACGAGGCCATGACCCGCTCCGAGGAGCAGATGCACATCGGCGTCGAACGCCACGAGTCCGGCCGGGCCAGGCTCCGCAAGTACGTGGTCACGGAAGAGGTCCAGCAGACCGTCCCGGTCACCCACGAGGAAGTGCGGGTGGTGCGCGAGCCCATCACGGACGCCAACCGTGACGAGGCCCTGGCCGGACCGGAGATCAGCGAGGCCGAGCACGAGGTCACGCTGCACGCGGAACGTCCCGTCGTGGAGACGGAGACGGTACCGGTGGAGCGCGTCCGGATGACCACGGAGGAGCTCACGGAGAACGAGACGGTGCGCGGCCAGGTGCGCAAGGAGCGCATCGAGGCCGAGACCGAGTCGTTCACCGAGGGTGAGACGAAGAATGCCCGGGACGACAAGCGGCGGGGCGGCAAGTGA
- a CDS encoding extracellular solute-binding protein translates to MRRRLLALVCVSATVLSGCGLISQDGGSERHTVTVWLMKDSASQDFLKRFTEGFEADHPDLDLDVRIQEWTGIGDKVQAALKADGTDGPDVIEVGNTQVPQYAEGGRLQDLTLESMRDWGIRDWLPGLAEPGQWLSQQFGIPWYAANRVVIYRKDLFEQAGVGEPPRTREEWLTATEKLDKNGDQGIYLAGQDWYTLSGLIWDEGGELATQDGEGGVWTGALDSAAALRGMAFYRELQALGDGPVDADEEHPPQAGVFAKGQIAQIIAVPGQAQSILRENPELKGKIGFFPVPGKSADKPGAVFTGGSDLVVPKNTDQEDGARAVVEALVSTKWNTDLARTMNYVPNKKSLAKDVSGEEGIEAMAAGAAQGRATPGTPRWGAVEADNPIKEYMTKVLKGAKAKSEARKASDRITELLDVNTR, encoded by the coding sequence GTGAGACGTCGCCTCCTCGCCCTTGTCTGTGTGTCCGCCACCGTGCTCAGCGGCTGCGGCCTGATCTCGCAGGACGGCGGGAGCGAGCGGCACACCGTCACCGTGTGGCTGATGAAGGACAGTGCCTCGCAGGACTTCCTGAAGCGGTTCACCGAGGGCTTCGAGGCCGACCACCCCGACCTCGACCTCGACGTCCGCATCCAGGAGTGGACCGGGATCGGCGACAAGGTGCAGGCCGCGCTGAAGGCCGACGGCACGGACGGCCCCGACGTCATCGAGGTCGGCAACACCCAGGTCCCGCAGTACGCGGAGGGAGGCCGGCTGCAGGACCTGACCCTGGAGTCGATGCGCGACTGGGGCATCCGCGACTGGCTGCCGGGTCTCGCCGAACCGGGGCAGTGGCTGTCCCAGCAGTTCGGCATCCCCTGGTACGCCGCCAACCGCGTCGTCATCTACCGCAAGGACCTCTTCGAGCAGGCCGGCGTGGGCGAGCCGCCCCGCACCCGCGAGGAGTGGCTCACCGCCACGGAGAAGCTCGACAAGAACGGCGACCAGGGCATCTACCTGGCCGGGCAGGACTGGTACACGCTCTCCGGACTCATCTGGGACGAGGGCGGCGAACTCGCCACCCAGGACGGCGAGGGCGGCGTCTGGACGGGCGCCCTGGACTCCGCGGCGGCCCTGCGCGGCATGGCCTTCTACCGCGAACTGCAGGCCCTGGGCGACGGCCCGGTCGACGCCGACGAGGAACACCCGCCGCAGGCCGGGGTCTTCGCGAAGGGACAGATCGCACAGATCATCGCGGTGCCGGGCCAGGCCCAGTCCATCCTGCGCGAGAACCCCGAACTCAAGGGCAAAATCGGCTTCTTCCCCGTGCCCGGCAAGAGCGCCGACAAGCCCGGCGCCGTCTTCACCGGCGGCTCCGACCTCGTCGTCCCGAAGAACACCGACCAGGAGGACGGCGCCCGGGCCGTGGTCGAGGCGCTGGTGAGCACCAAGTGGAACACCGACCTGGCCCGCACCATGAACTACGTCCCCAACAAGAAGTCGCTCGCCAAGGACGTCTCCGGCGAGGAGGGGATCGAGGCCATGGCGGCCGGCGCCGCACAGGGCCGGGCGACCCCCGGTACGCCCCGGTGGGGCGCGGTCGAGGCGGACAACCCGATCAAGGAGTACATGACGAAGGTGCTCAAGGGGGCGAAGGCGAAGTCGGAGGCCCGCAAGGCCTCCGACCGCATCACCGAACTGCTGGACGTCAACACGCGCTGA
- a CDS encoding dodecin, whose amino-acid sequence MSNHTYRVTEVVGTSPDGVDQAVRNAVTRASQTLRKLDWFEVTQVRGQIEDGQVAHWQVGLKLGFRLEESD is encoded by the coding sequence ATGTCGAACCACACCTACCGGGTCACCGAGGTCGTCGGCACCTCGCCCGACGGAGTCGACCAGGCCGTCCGCAACGCGGTCACGCGCGCCTCGCAGACCCTGCGCAAGCTGGACTGGTTCGAGGTGACGCAGGTGCGCGGCCAGATCGAGGACGGGCAGGTCGCGCACTGGCAGGTCGGCCTCAAGCTCGGCTTCCGCCTGGAGGAGTCCGACTGA
- a CDS encoding LLM class flavin-dependent oxidoreductase: protein MTSALADTRFSVLDRSRIRAGRSAGEALRDTVRLAREAERLGFHRFWVAEHHGVPGVAGSAPTVLAAAVAGATSRIRVGTGGVMLPNHRPLVVAEQFGVLESLFPGRIDMGLGRSVGFTDGVRRALGREKDDAEDFDAQLAELLGWFRGTSPTGVHARPAEGLTVPPFVLAMGEGAAVAARAGLPMVIGDLRDRDRMRRGIDRYRAAFRPSGWSPEPYVVVSGTVAVAATPEAARRLLVPEAWSMAEARTRGSFPPLPTAEEVEARTMTGKERDLYEAGLAGHVTGTEEQVADELETLVKETGAQEVLVTTSTYDRAALLDSYRRLARVTGTGPLDAPA from the coding sequence GTGACCTCTGCACTCGCCGACACCCGCTTCTCCGTCCTCGACCGCTCCCGCATCCGGGCGGGCCGCAGTGCCGGGGAGGCACTGCGGGACACCGTGCGGCTGGCCCGGGAGGCGGAGCGGCTCGGGTTCCACCGGTTCTGGGTGGCGGAGCACCACGGCGTGCCCGGAGTGGCCGGCTCGGCGCCGACCGTGCTCGCGGCCGCCGTGGCCGGGGCCACGAGCCGTATCCGCGTCGGCACCGGGGGCGTGATGCTGCCCAACCACCGGCCGCTGGTGGTCGCCGAGCAGTTCGGCGTGCTGGAGTCGCTCTTCCCCGGCCGGATCGACATGGGGCTCGGCCGCTCGGTGGGTTTCACCGACGGCGTCCGCAGGGCGCTGGGCCGGGAGAAGGACGACGCCGAGGACTTCGACGCGCAACTGGCCGAGCTGCTCGGCTGGTTCCGGGGCACCTCGCCCACCGGCGTGCACGCGCGCCCCGCGGAGGGGCTGACCGTACCGCCGTTCGTGCTGGCCATGGGCGAGGGCGCGGCCGTCGCCGCCCGGGCCGGCCTGCCCATGGTCATCGGGGACCTGCGGGACCGGGACCGGATGCGCCGCGGCATCGACCGCTACCGAGCCGCGTTCCGCCCCTCCGGGTGGAGCCCGGAGCCGTACGTCGTCGTCTCCGGCACCGTCGCGGTGGCCGCCACGCCCGAGGCGGCCCGGCGGCTCCTGGTCCCGGAGGCGTGGTCCATGGCCGAGGCCCGCACGCGGGGCTCCTTCCCGCCGCTGCCGACGGCCGAGGAGGTCGAGGCCCGGACCATGACCGGCAAGGAGCGCGACCTGTACGAGGCCGGTCTCGCCGGCCACGTCACCGGCACCGAGGAGCAGGTCGCCGACGAGCTGGAGACGCTCGTGAAGGAGACGGGCGCGCAGGAGGTGCTGGTCACCACCAGCACGTACGACCGTGCCGCGCTGCTCGACTCCTACCGGCGGCTCGCCCGTGTCACCGGTACGGGGCCGCTCGACGCCCCGGCGTAG
- a CDS encoding lysophospholipid acyltransferase family protein gives MGGWLPLAPCTPAACVDRTRAAAAVPRAVLRLTAVAVLLLAGIAVVLAPCGLRRRLPAVLVRRWCRWVVRAAGVRVRVTGAAVPRGGLLLVANHVSWLDIPLLAAVRPARMLAKSEIGRWPVAGGPTARAGVLFIERDRPRALPDTVDAIARALRAGAAVAAFPEGSTWCGRAHGPFRRAVFQAALDAGVPVQPVRIRYRAGERAVSTTPAFVGVDTLLASLWRVASARGLTAEVEVRPVVPPGRHRDRRALARATEYAVHGDQGKAPSKSMCAL, from the coding sequence ATGGGCGGCTGGCTGCCCCTCGCGCCCTGCACGCCCGCCGCGTGCGTGGACCGGACCCGGGCGGCGGCGGCCGTACCGCGCGCCGTGCTGCGCCTCACCGCGGTCGCCGTGCTGCTCCTCGCCGGGATCGCCGTCGTGCTGGCCCCCTGCGGCCTGCGGCGCAGGCTGCCCGCGGTCCTGGTGCGGCGCTGGTGCCGGTGGGTGGTGCGGGCCGCGGGCGTCCGGGTCCGCGTCACGGGGGCAGCCGTCCCCCGGGGCGGGCTGCTCCTCGTCGCCAACCACGTCTCCTGGCTCGACATCCCGCTGCTGGCCGCCGTACGTCCCGCGAGGATGCTGGCCAAGAGCGAGATCGGGCGCTGGCCGGTGGCGGGCGGTCCTACGGCGCGCGCCGGGGTGCTGTTCATCGAACGGGACCGGCCGCGGGCCCTGCCGGACACGGTCGACGCGATCGCGCGGGCCCTGCGCGCGGGCGCCGCCGTGGCCGCCTTCCCCGAGGGCAGCACGTGGTGCGGACGGGCCCACGGACCCTTCCGCCGGGCGGTGTTCCAGGCCGCCCTGGACGCCGGGGTGCCGGTCCAGCCGGTCCGCATCCGCTACCGGGCCGGGGAGCGGGCGGTGAGCACGACGCCCGCGTTCGTGGGCGTGGACACGCTGCTCGCCTCCCTGTGGCGGGTGGCGTCGGCGCGCGGACTGACCGCCGAGGTGGAGGTGCGGCCCGTCGTACCGCCCGGCCGCCACCGTGACCGCCGTGCCCTGGCCCGGGCCACCGAGTACGCGGTCCACGGTGACCAGGGGAAAGCACCTTCGAAAAGTATGTGTGCTTTGTGA
- a CDS encoding phosphatase domain-containing protein, with the protein MSDSSRPPVAVFDLDNTLADTAHRQRFLERRPRDWDAFFAAAPHDPPLAEGIALVRESAKECEIVYLTGRPERCRRDTLDWLAAHGLPDGAVHMRGNADRRPARRTKLEILRRLARTREVRVLVDDDELVCDDAERAGFPVLRARWAARSAELRVAQEREGRT; encoded by the coding sequence GTGAGCGACAGCAGCAGGCCCCCGGTGGCCGTGTTCGACCTGGACAACACCCTCGCCGACACCGCGCACCGGCAACGGTTCCTGGAGCGCAGGCCCCGTGACTGGGACGCCTTCTTCGCCGCCGCGCCGCACGATCCGCCGCTCGCGGAGGGCATCGCGCTGGTGCGGGAGAGCGCCAAGGAGTGCGAGATCGTCTACCTCACTGGACGGCCCGAGCGCTGCCGGCGCGACACGCTCGACTGGCTGGCCGCGCACGGCCTGCCGGACGGTGCCGTGCACATGCGCGGCAACGCCGACCGCAGGCCCGCCCGGCGCACCAAGCTGGAGATCCTGCGGCGGCTCGCGCGGACCCGTGAGGTCCGGGTCCTGGTGGACGACGACGAGTTGGTCTGCGACGACGCCGAACGGGCCGGATTCCCCGTGCTCAGGGCACGCTGGGCGGCCCGGTCGGCCGAACTGCGCGTGGCGCAGGAGCGCGAGGGCCGCACCTGA
- a CDS encoding GNAT family N-acetyltransferase, whose product MTGVLTADRPPKPAAPRRYTVALARDEDDVRAAQRLRHDVFAGEMGALLASPQPGHDVDAFDAYCDHLLVREETTGQVVGTYRLLPPERAAVAGRLYAESEFDLAALDPIRSSLVEVGRSCVHPDHRDGAVIGLVWAGIARYMTDRGHAWLAGCCSLPLADGGALAAGAWDRVRTKHLAPEEYRVRPLLPWVPRPAAPAARTELPALLRGYLRLGAWVCGEPAHDVDFGVADLYVLLPMNRVDPRYLRHFLSLAPA is encoded by the coding sequence ATGACCGGCGTACTGACCGCTGACCGTCCCCCGAAGCCCGCCGCTCCCCGCCGCTACACCGTCGCCCTCGCCCGCGACGAGGACGACGTGCGGGCCGCCCAGCGGCTGCGGCACGACGTGTTCGCCGGGGAGATGGGCGCGCTGCTGGCGAGCCCGCAGCCCGGCCACGACGTCGACGCCTTCGACGCGTACTGCGACCACCTGCTCGTGCGCGAGGAGACGACCGGGCAGGTCGTCGGGACCTACCGGCTGCTGCCGCCGGAGCGCGCCGCGGTCGCCGGACGCCTGTACGCGGAGAGCGAGTTCGACCTCGCCGCACTGGACCCGATCCGGTCCTCCCTGGTCGAGGTCGGCCGGTCCTGTGTGCACCCCGACCACCGCGACGGCGCCGTCATCGGACTCGTCTGGGCCGGCATAGCCCGCTACATGACCGACCGCGGCCACGCCTGGCTGGCGGGTTGCTGCTCCCTCCCGCTCGCCGACGGCGGCGCCCTCGCCGCCGGAGCCTGGGACCGGGTGCGGACCAAGCACCTGGCGCCCGAGGAGTACCGGGTACGGCCGCTGCTGCCGTGGGTCCCCCGCCCGGCGGCGCCCGCCGCCCGCACCGAGCTGCCGGCGCTGCTGCGCGGCTACCTCCGGCTGGGCGCCTGGGTCTGCGGCGAGCCCGCGCACGACGTGGACTTCGGCGTCGCGGACCTGTATGTGCTGCTGCCGATGAACCGGGTCGACCCGCGCTACCTGCGGCACTTCCTCTCGCTGGCACCGGCCTGA
- a CDS encoding ATP-binding cassette domain-containing protein: protein MHSPHDPYVRVRDAREHNLKCVDVDVPRDVLAVFTGVSGSGKSSLAFGTVYAEAQRRYFESVAPYARRLIHQVGAPKVGGITGLPPAVSLQQRRATPTSRSSVGTVTNLSNSLRMLFSRAGTYPPGAERLDSDAFSPNTAAGACPECHGLGRVHRTTEELLVPDPSLSIRDGAIAAWPGAWQGKNLRDVLDALGYDVDRPWRELPAEAREWILFTDEQPVVTVHPVREAGRIQRPYQGTYMSARRYVLKTFADSKSATLRAKAERFLTSAPCPVCGGGRLRAEALAVTVGGRTVAELAALPLAELPRLLPTEGEAAKVLAEDLISRIAPVVELGLGYLSLDRPTPTLSAGELQRLRLATQLRSGLFGVVYVLDEPSAGLHPADTEALLTVLERLKAAGNSVFVVEHHLGVMRGADWIVDVGPLAGEHGGRVLYSGPVDGLARVAESATARHLFDRSPAPVREVRTPRGAVTVGPVTRHNLRGVTVRVPLGVLTAVTGVSGSGKSTLVGEITEDLPGVDRLVSVDQRPIGRTPRSNLATYTGLFDVVRKVFAATDRARERGFGVGRFSFNVPGGRCETCQGEGFVSVELLFLPSTYAPCPDCGGARYNPETLEVAYRGRNIAEVLDLTVEGAAQFFTDTPAVARSLAALLDVGLGYLRLGQPATELSGGEAQRIKLASELQRGRRGHTLYLLDEPTTGLHPADVEVLMRQLHGLVDAGHTVVVVEHDMSVVAGADHVIDLGPGGGDAGGRIVAEGTPARVAGAAGSATAPYLARALDGGERR from the coding sequence ATGCACAGCCCCCACGACCCGTACGTCCGCGTGCGCGACGCCCGCGAGCACAATCTCAAGTGCGTCGACGTGGACGTCCCCCGGGACGTGCTGGCGGTGTTCACGGGCGTCTCCGGATCGGGGAAGTCGTCGCTGGCCTTCGGGACGGTCTACGCGGAGGCGCAGCGGCGCTACTTCGAGTCGGTCGCGCCCTACGCCCGGCGGCTGATCCACCAGGTCGGCGCACCCAAGGTCGGCGGGATCACCGGGCTGCCACCCGCCGTCTCGCTCCAGCAGCGGCGGGCCACGCCGACGTCCCGCTCCTCGGTGGGGACGGTCACCAACCTCTCCAACTCCCTGCGGATGCTCTTCTCCCGCGCCGGCACGTACCCGCCGGGCGCCGAGCGGCTGGACTCCGACGCGTTCTCGCCGAACACGGCGGCGGGGGCCTGCCCGGAGTGTCACGGGCTCGGCCGGGTGCACCGCACCACCGAGGAGTTGCTGGTCCCGGATCCCTCGCTGTCGATCCGGGACGGTGCGATCGCCGCGTGGCCGGGCGCCTGGCAGGGCAAGAACCTGCGGGACGTCCTGGACGCGCTCGGGTACGACGTGGACCGGCCCTGGCGCGAGCTGCCCGCCGAAGCGCGGGAGTGGATCCTGTTCACCGACGAGCAGCCGGTGGTCACGGTCCACCCGGTGCGGGAGGCGGGCCGCATCCAGCGGCCGTACCAGGGCACGTACATGAGCGCCCGGCGCTACGTGCTGAAGACGTTCGCGGACTCGAAGAGCGCCACGCTGCGGGCGAAGGCGGAGCGCTTCCTGACCAGCGCGCCCTGTCCGGTGTGCGGCGGCGGCAGGCTGCGGGCCGAGGCGCTCGCGGTGACCGTCGGCGGCCGCACCGTCGCCGAGCTGGCCGCGCTGCCGCTCGCCGAGCTGCCCCGTCTGCTGCCGACCGAGGGCGAGGCGGCCAAGGTGCTGGCCGAGGACCTCATCTCCCGGATCGCGCCCGTCGTGGAGCTGGGGCTCGGTTATCTGAGCCTGGACCGGCCCACCCCCACCCTGTCGGCGGGCGAGTTGCAGCGGCTGCGGCTGGCGACCCAGCTGCGCTCCGGCCTGTTCGGCGTCGTGTACGTCCTCGACGAGCCCTCGGCGGGACTGCACCCGGCGGACACGGAGGCGCTCCTGACGGTGCTCGAACGGCTGAAGGCGGCCGGCAACTCGGTGTTCGTGGTGGAGCACCACCTCGGTGTGATGCGCGGCGCCGACTGGATCGTGGACGTCGGTCCGCTGGCCGGGGAGCACGGCGGGCGGGTGCTGTACAGCGGCCCGGTCGACGGACTGGCCCGCGTCGCGGAGTCCGCCACCGCCCGTCATCTCTTCGACCGCTCCCCCGCGCCCGTGCGCGAGGTACGCACCCCGCGGGGCGCGGTGACGGTCGGTCCGGTCACCCGGCACAACCTGCGCGGGGTGACCGTGCGGGTCCCCCTCGGGGTGCTCACCGCGGTGACGGGCGTGTCCGGCTCCGGCAAGTCGACGCTGGTCGGCGAGATCACCGAGGACCTGCCGGGGGTGGACCGGCTGGTCTCCGTCGACCAGCGCCCCATCGGCCGCACCCCGCGTTCCAACCTGGCCACCTACACCGGCCTGTTCGACGTCGTACGCAAGGTCTTCGCCGCCACCGACCGGGCGCGGGAGCGCGGTTTCGGCGTGGGCCGGTTCTCCTTCAACGTCCCGGGAGGTCGCTGCGAGACCTGCCAGGGCGAGGGTTTCGTCAGCGTCGAGCTGCTGTTCCTGCCGAGCACGTACGCGCCGTGCCCCGACTGCGGCGGAGCGCGCTACAACCCCGAGACGCTGGAAGTCGCGTACCGGGGGCGGAACATCGCCGAGGTGCTGGACCTGACGGTGGAGGGCGCGGCGCAGTTCTTCACGGACACTCCGGCGGTGGCCCGCAGCCTGGCCGCGCTGCTGGACGTCGGTCTCGGCTATCTGCGGCTCGGCCAGCCGGCGACGGAGCTGTCCGGCGGGGAGGCGCAGCGCATCAAGCTCGCGAGCGAGCTTCAGCGGGGGCGCCGCGGGCACACCCTGTACCTCCTCGACGAGCCGACCACCGGTCTGCACCCGGCCGATGTCGAGGTGCTGATGCGCCAGTTGCACGGTCTCGTCGACGCCGGGCACACGGTCGTCGTGGTCGAGCACGACATGAGTGTGGTCGCGGGCGCCGACCACGTGATCGACCTGGGTCCGGGCGGCGGCGACGCGGGCGGCCGGATCGTCGCCGAGGGGACGCCCGCCCGGGTGGCGGGCGCAGCCGGGAGTGCCACGGCGCCCTATCTGGCCCGGGCCCTGGACGGCGGGGAGCGCCGGTGA
- a CDS encoding succinate dehydrogenase/fumarate reductase iron-sulfur subunit, protein MKLTLRVWRQKNADADGAMSTYQVDGISSDMSFLEMLDTLNEELILKGEDPVAFDHDCREGICGACSLVINGDAHGPERTTTCQLHMRSFQDGDTIDIEPWRASAFPVVKDLVVDRSAFDRIIQAGGYITAPTGAAPEAHATPVPKPDADLAFEHAECIGCGACVAACPNGAAMLFTSAKVNHLNVLPQGAPERETRVLDMVGQMDAEGFGGCTLTGECATACPKGIPLVSITSMNKEWLRATRKAQR, encoded by the coding sequence ATGAAGCTCACCCTGCGCGTCTGGCGGCAGAAGAACGCCGACGCCGACGGCGCCATGTCCACGTACCAGGTGGACGGAATCTCCAGCGACATGTCCTTCCTGGAGATGCTCGACACCCTCAACGAGGAGCTCATCCTCAAGGGCGAGGACCCGGTCGCCTTCGACCACGACTGCCGCGAGGGCATCTGCGGCGCCTGCTCGCTGGTCATCAACGGCGACGCCCACGGCCCCGAGCGGACCACCACCTGCCAACTGCACATGCGGTCCTTCCAGGACGGCGACACCATCGACATCGAGCCCTGGCGGGCCTCCGCCTTCCCGGTCGTCAAGGACCTCGTCGTCGACCGCTCGGCCTTCGACCGGATCATCCAGGCCGGCGGCTACATCACCGCGCCCACCGGGGCCGCACCGGAGGCGCACGCCACGCCGGTGCCGAAGCCGGACGCCGACCTCGCCTTCGAGCACGCGGAGTGCATCGGCTGCGGCGCGTGCGTCGCCGCGTGCCCGAACGGGGCGGCGATGCTGTTCACGTCCGCGAAGGTGAACCACCTGAACGTCCTGCCGCAGGGCGCGCCCGAGCGGGAGACGCGGGTGCTGGACATGGTCGGGCAGATGGACGCGGAGGGCTTCGGCGGCTGCACGCTCACCGGCGAGTGCGCGACGGCGTGCCCGAAGGGCATCCCCCTGGTGTCCATCACCAGCATGAACAAGGAGTGGCTGCGGGCCACGCGCAAGGCGCAGCGGTAG